In a genomic window of Wyeomyia smithii strain HCP4-BCI-WySm-NY-G18 chromosome 1, ASM2978416v1, whole genome shotgun sequence:
- the LOC129719072 gene encoding uncharacterized protein LOC129719072 isoform X2 has product MNQRQQATADGIRFDPPAFTTMESKKLQQMQQANSHLAPQTKPPTFQQQQQGTDFRSNQSPVFQNQPQYQSFASNFAQINYSHQIRPQQPQQLQSQQQQQHQQHHQQQQQHLSAHSSPKSNSNSLYLSEYSSSSHVGQPQHHHTIGSHYHFDQIYQTSSPSSGSGERDRLYQTAPRPTQHTHASPQPQLSKLELQFQQLQREKIQAQIKTATEALAHQQQTFALRQQLNPPVPNYHLKQNLLQNLSQQHHQQIQHQQQQLQMHQNRNAPPSSLNLTSHFQPAQGPMKMMNQNMHDYGATATNQHPINETLYQAAAQQKQHFHPKTPNNLQSPAPNQIIIQQNIPGHVVNQACQTQISGVKNQSQNQKSPNSDSLSSPSHDGLERRKSGPIHTLKSPVTKRPVNAPISMSGWLYKQGSDGLKVWRRRWFVLSEYILYYYKSQEEEKLLGTVLLPSYKISACFPEDKVYRKFAFKCEHTNMRTFVFAAETAESMTAWVRSLTLATMMQGSSESETSSPSNNARSGDNSDSGIQTYQSQLAGKSGVVQAPVTPVSDNGGGGSQPLYANAPPKPRRANDGGYSSPSPEHIPDARYDQELQPIYGSRDMNQPKPSDAMNNSNLLQTQSPLIKRGFNDQMAYDPNYNDAIYGNAKRIERDMYIQKLIQQQQQQQQQLHQLQQQQQQKQQQQQLAMQQVSPQQQQQQQQQQQLQRQYTNPFMHPNADRRTPDTYGPPRAAMDKHMSDYEDIYNLTVLSKSLPPPNMADETTAASGGYRRPMSPLRYEAQNAAMPQRYTPNYLENSPAQQQHIQMRARPVQSTIPRPHSADFLDYEARNPVKAKLKEEPARAPRPKSSLDINRTPDNYYYSEASYAEKMRMQSVSYLQRTNLTGLSSKLRSDEPHGVNNAGTVPRDGYYAIRSEYGDELQQGSASVPRTQRMTMNNLKKYPSQQEQFLRSASARLPRKEEDPSARDGERKREESMKRLLEWKQRMLQSPLTRKISQQQQHQLSGSPSSTGNPFLTKPVNVTLDAEAYLGQNQSPQQAGLDNKTNLEYNSYSSDDEDGTENTPAGRSSPNVSASASAVLETSEIVPEAEVPVQNPKELLGGDMVDNSQTFSPSLVDDGSNIYENNSIAAASGTTKPSKLVASASFKERLLPLEPESKYVPVYDHSAIIKSPIVQSLKNTDEASTDKTDTTTASDIPAMLDDETDEQSFEYTDQDLEEALQAEIGEDPPNNDDNSDDLHLVDISSENQSFYMPMAPKKTVLNVNTSELKLSAMDILNSIQKCTNDKNIQDENTYIEMTNGMGGKCVFGDDLKSTYEMIVVQNSGSSKADQEPLYMELSQLSSNSLEKRNKAEKLATESASSTLKKKQSDRGTLTRKHSKSKRNDLPDILKSNNSYLKSDDSSDADDESPSKDSSEQSRIKAARSRFSLSDTFRPASYYLGASTSTPLGECVDSSDSEIVSPPPIPTAALPLDEHNSDEIFLSENFDTVKRRDKDSKSNSRSSLLNTSDHRQPSQTSLSGSIDSKSLSGKHPYGSNRSSLQSNLYLGSCYNAERFDNGSNTSSEYDLYRRLKPDPGNDASRRTSTSLSETESVELRRSSSKMDVHTRNKRRPISEDSLNEIQMLGSYGIDETSLSNANFDQYLGNLENVYVNSEESTPHRMVWMDSSLTNLSIGESYKNGHDNSIYYENVEIQPRTTPNTSNRTDDDAKAFYDSLEDVALHEKVTLSPLKEKNLSIHDARCESEDLMAAGRSNLNIEIVDSVTTMSSMDLDQRSSCTVFDLTQTTTPAHSRGNSNLSDSAPYYYSDLQSRDSSVSDITKLSDLSRIKFPPKLNNQRDIGVKKTGISHIQNPINHVKAANILTVAEKDHEIDQRNIYESDRMVDKNVNKVIEVSLSSSSKNYYSNKMMNNKPVQLEDQRLSGEMMPSTSMLASILKSSNSASSSQVLAAISNQNVSSKSSLNISTDMSASGDQLWEEDSLWRDNLRRASHMHAKSMESLDHLGAASAVQSKLSTLNRKHARQAGKAITRDVTYVNDDLLTKTQLLKKQHKSQSSSDDNDVYVQLANNMNRTDSASSDTPSDVYEVLRDESTKYDIDRENIRQWDLMSSGLVNSTNKTLEADDRESHRANKEKSSSRESTLKRQKGSSLGLDGSLQKGAKGTPKTGTGSSLDPAGPAATVDSNDYTPSPGSSHVFATSSDAHVHKKHSNTTTH; this is encoded by the exons GTTCGATCCACCCGCGTTTACCACAATGGAGAGCAAAAAGCTTCAACAGATGCAGCAGGCCAACTCTCATCTGGCACCACAAACGAAACCTCCAACttttcagcagcagcagcagggtACCGATTTCCGGTCGAATCAGTCCCCAGTATTCCAAAACCAACCGCAGTATCAAAGTTTCGCGTCGAACTTCGCCCAAATCAACTATTCACACCAAATACGACCTCAACAACCGCAGCAGCTGCAgtcacaacagcaacaacagcaccAACAGCATcatcagcaacagcagcaacatcTCAGCGCTCATAGTAGCCCCAAATCGAATAGCAACAGTTTGTACCTTAGCGAATACTCTAGTTCGAGTCATGTCGGACAGCCCCAGCATCATCACACGATCGGTAGTCACTATCATTTCGACCAAATTTATCAAACCAGTTCGCCATCCAGTGGCAGTGGCGAACGGGACCGTTTGTATCAGACCGCTCCGAGACCAACCCAGCATACTCATGCAAGTCCACAGCCTCAACTCTCGAAGCTGGAACTTCAATTCCAGCAACTGCAGCGGGAAAAAATCCAAGCACAGATCAAAACCGCAACCGAGGCCCTAGCGCATCAGCAACAAACGTTCGCATTACGGCAGCAACTGAATCCGCCGGTTCCCAATTACCATCTGAAGCAGAATTTGCTCCAAAACCTTTCCCAGCAGCATCACCAGCAAATTCAGCATCAACAGCAGCAACTGCAGATGCACCAAAATCGCAACGCACCGCCTTCCAGCCTTAACCTAACTAGCCACTTTCAGCCGGCCCAAGGTCCAATGAAGATGATGAACCAGAACATGCACGATTACGGTGCCACAGCCACCAATCAGCATCCGATAAATGAAACGCTCTATCAGGCCGCAGCCCAGCAAAAGCAACATTTTCATCCAAAAACTCCAAACAATCTGCAATCCCCGGCTCCCAACCAAATCATCATCCAGCAGAACATCCCCGGCCATGTAGTGAATCAAGCTTGCCAGACGCAGATAAGCGGAGTAAAGAATCAATCGCAGAACCAAAAGTCACCCAACTCGGATTCACTTTCTTCACCCTCGCACGATGgattggagaggcgaaaaagtGGCCCCATTCATACGTTGAAATCCCCCGTTACGAAACGACCCGTTAATGCACCGATTTCCATGTCCGGATGGTTGTACAAACAGGGCTCCGATGGGTTGAAGGTTTGGCGAAGACGGTGGTTTGTCCTGTCGGAATACATCCTGTACTATTACAAAAGTCAAGAAGAGGAAAAACTTCTGGGAACGGTGCTGCTGCCGTCCTACAAAATATCCGCATGTTTCCCCGAAGATAAGGTGTACCGGAAGTTTGCGTTCAAATGCGAGCACACCAACATGCGAACGTTTGTTTTCGCGGCCGAAACGGCCGAATCAATGACCGCCTGGGTAAGGTCACTAACGTTGGCAACGATGATGCAGGGTAGCAGCGAATCCGAAACTAGCTCTCCCTCGAATAACGCCCGTAGTGGAGACAATAGTGATTCCGGAATACAAACCTACCAGTCACAACTGGCCGGTAAAAGTGGAGTTGTGCAAGCCCCGGTGACACCCGTATCCGACAATGGTGGCGGAGGATCACAACCACTGTATGCAAATGCTCCACCAAAACCTAGGAGAGCCAACGACGGAGGATATTCTTCGCCTAGTCCAGAACACATACCAGACGCAAGGTATGACCAAGAACTGCAACCCATCTACGGAAGTCGTGACATGAATCAACCCAAACCTTCCGACGCGATGAACAATTCCAACCTCCTGCAAACACAATCACCGCTAATCAAACGAGGTTTCAACGACCAAATGGCGTACGATCCGAATTACAACGATGCAATTTATGGCAATGCAAAGCGAATCGAACGAGATATGTACATCCAGAAGTTAatacagcaacagcagcaacaacaacagcaactccATCAGctgcaacagcagcaacagcagaagcaacaacagcagcaactgGCAATGCAACAAGTTTCAccgcagcagcaacaacaacaacaacaacaacagcaactacAACGACAATACACCAACCCTTTCATGCATCCGAACGCGGACAGGCGAACACCGGACACGTACGGACCTCCGCGTGCCGCGATGGACAAACACATGTCCGATTACGAAGACATCTACAATCTAACGGTGCTCTCGAAGTCCTTGCCACCCCCCAACATGGCCGATGAGACAACGGCTGCCAGCGGCGGCTACCGGAGGCCGATGAGTCCGCTTCGATACGAAGCACAGAATGCGGCAATGCCCCAGCGGTATACTCCCAACTATTTAGAG AACTCGCCCGCACAGCAGCAACATATCCAGATGCGCGCCCGCCCAGTGCAGTCCACCATCCCGCGGCCACATTCGGCGGATTTCCTCGACTACGAGGCACGCAATCCGGTCAAGGCTAAGCTCAAGGAGGAACCGGCTCGGGCCCCTCGGCCCAAATCTAGTCTCGACATCAACCGAACGCCCGATAATTACTACTATTCGGAGGCAAGCTACGCGGAGAAGATGCGCATGCAAAGCGTTTCCTACCTGCAGCGAACCAACCTGACCGGACTGTCCAGTAAGTTACGAAGTGACGAACCACACG GTGTCAACAATGCTGGAACAGTCCCGCGTGACGGATACTATGCCATACGGTCCGAGTACGGTGACGAACTTCAACAGGGTTCGGCTAGCGTTCCTCGGACCCAGCGAATGACAATGAATAATCTGAAAAAGTATCCTTCGCAGCAGGAACAGTTCCTACGATCGGCCAGCGCTCGGCTGCCACGCAAGGAAGAGGACCCTAGCGCACGAGATGGCGAACGAAAGCGCGAAGAATCGATGAAGCGTCTGCTGGAGTGGAAGCAGCGCATGCTGCAGTCACCTCTAACGAGAAAGATTTCCCAACAACAACAGCATCAACTATCCGGATCACCCAGCTCGACCGGGAATCCTTTCCTGACGAAACCGGTGAATGTCACTCTGGATGCGGAAGCCTACCTAGGTCAGAATCAATCCCCCCAACAGGCAGGATTGGACAACAAGACCAACCTAGAGTACAATAGTTACTCATCCGATGACGAAG ATGGAACAGAAAATACGCCGGCAGGAAGGTCATCGCCAAATGTTTCCGCTTCCGCAAGTGCAGTGCTAGAGACTAGCGAAATTGTACCGGAAGCTGAAGTGCCTGTCCAAAACCCTAAAGAACTCCTTGGCGGCGATATGGTTGACAATTCGCAGACCTTTTCCCCCTCCCTGGTTGACGATGGGTCCAATATTTACGAAAACAATTCGATTGCGGCGGCCTCCGGTACGACCAAGCCAAGCAAGCTCGTGGCAAGTGCTAGTTTCAAAGAGCGTTTACTGCCGTTGGAGCCGGAATCGAAATATGTACCGGTTTATGACCATAGTGCAATTATAAAATCTCCGATTGTGCAAAGTCTCAAAAACACTGATGAAGCATCGACGGACAAGACAGACACGACGACAGCTTCGGACATCCCTGCCATGCTGGACGATGAGACTGACGAACAATCTTTCGAATACACCGACCAAGATTTAGAGGAAGCGCTCCAGGCAGAAATCGGCGAAGACCCACCCAACAACGACGACAACAGTGATGACTTACATCTGGTGGATATCAGCAGTGAGAATCAATCTTTCTACATGCCGATGGCACCGAAAAAAACCGTACTAAATGTTAACACATCGGAACTAAAACTGAGCGCTATGGACAtcctgaactcgatacaaaaatgCACCAACGACAAAAACATCCAAGATGAAAACACCTACATCGAGATGACCAACGGGATGGGTGGCAAGTGTGTGTTTGGGGATGACCTCAAATCAACCTACGAGATGATTGTAGTCCAGAACAGTGGTTCTTCGAAGGCGGACCAGGAGCCACTGTATATGGAACTGTCGCAGTTGAGCAGCAACAGTCTGGAGAAGAGAAACAAAGCGGAAAAACTGGCAACAGAATCGGCATCCAGCACCCTGAAGAAGAAACAATCCGACCGTGGAACTCTCACTCGCAAGCACAGTAAATCCAAACGAAACGACCTGCCGGACATCCTCAAATCGAACAACAGTTACTTGAAAAGCGATGACAGTTCGGATGCTGACGACGAATCACCCTCGAAGGATTCGTCGGAACAAAGCCGAATAAAGGCGGCTCGTTCTAGATTTAGCCTCTCGGATACATTTCGTCCTGCGTCTTACTATTTGGGTGCAAGCACCAGTACGCCACTCGGGGAATGCGTCGATAGCTCGGACAGTGAAATCGTTTCTCCTCCACCGATTCCAACGGCGGCTCTACCACTTGATGAGCACAACAGTGACGAGATTTTCCTGTCGGAGAATTTCGACACCGTCAAGCGACGCGATAAAGATTCTAAGTCGAATTCACGTAGCTCTCTGCTGAACACATCCGACCATCGACAGCCCAGCCAAACGAGTCTGTCTGGTTCGATCGATAGTAAGTCACTTTCGGGGAAGCACCCTTACGGCTCGAATAGGTCCAGCTTGCAGAGTAATCTGTACCTGGGTTCATGCTATAATGCGGAGCGATTCGATAATGGTTCGAATACGTCATCCGAGTATGATCTCTATCGGAGATTGAAACCAGATCCTGGGAATGACGCGAGTCGAAGAACGTCCACTTCATTGTCGGAAACTGAATCTGTTGAACTAAGACGAAGCAGCTCGAAAATGGATGTTCACACTCGTAACAAACGAAGACCCATTTCGGAGGATTCCCTCAATGAAATCCAGATGCTTGGAAGTTACGGCATCGATGAGACTTCGCTATCGAATGCGAACTTTGATCAGTACTTGGGTAATTTGGAGAATGTTTATGTTAACTCCGAAGAAAGTACACCACACAGGATGGTTTGGATGGACAGCAGTCTAACGAACCTTTCCATCGGGGAATCGTACAAAAATGGACACGACAATAGCATTTACTACGAGAACGTGGAGATCCAACCGCGTACCACACCGAACACCAGTAACCGGACGGATGACGATGCGAAAGCCTTTTACGACTCCCTGGAGGACGTAGCGCTACACGAAAAAGTCACACTATCTCCTCTGAAGGAGAAAAATCTCTCAATTCATGACGCCCGATGCGAATCCGAAGATTTGATGGCTGCGGGACGCAGCAACCTCAACATCGAGATAGTGGATTCCGTCACAACCATGTCCTCAATGGACTTGGATCAGCGAAGCTCCTGTACGGTGTTCGACCTAACGCAAACGACCACTCCAGCGCACAGCCGAGGCAACAGTAACCTTTCCGATTCAGCTCCTTATTACTATTCCGATCTGCAGAGTAGAGATTCGTCAGTTTCCGACATCACCAAGCTGTCCGACTTAAGTCGAATAAAATTCCCACCCAAATTGAACAATCAGCGGGACATTGGGGTCAAGAAAACGGGCATCTCCCACATCCAAAACCCGATAAATCACGTCAAGGCGGCTAACATTCTCACTGTTGCCGAAAAGGATCACGAAATCGACCAACGAAACATTTACGAGTCGGATCGAATGGTCGATAAAAATGTGAACAAGGTTATCGAAGTGTCCCTGTCGAGCAGCAGCAAAAATTATTACAGTAACAAAATGATGAATAATAAGCCCGTCCAGTTGGAAGATCAGCGACTGAGTGGCGAAATGATGCCTTCCACCTCGATGCTAGCATCGATTTTGAAATCTAGTAACAGTGCAAGTAGTAGCCAGGTTTTAGCGGCCATCAGCAATCAAAACGTCTCTTCAAAAAGTAGTCTGAATATTTCAACCGATATGTCCGCGAGTGGCGATCAACTGTGGGAGGAGGACAGTTTGTGGCGAGATAATCTTCGTAGGGCATCACATATGCATGCCAAGTCGATGGAAAGCCTTGACCACTTGGGTGCAGCTTCGGCAGTACAATCCAAACTGTCGACATTGAATCGAAAACATGCACGACAAGCTGGTAAAGCTATAACGCGTGACGTAACGTACGTCAACGATGACCTGTTGACCAAAACTCAGCTGCTCAAGAAGCAGCACAAATCACAAAGTTCCAGTGACGACAATGACGTTTACGTTCAGCTAGCCAACAACATGAACCGGACAGATTCTGCCTCCTCCGATACCCCGTCGGATGTGTACGAGGTGCTTCGGGATGAATCGACAAAGTACGACATTGACAGGGAAAATATTCGACAGTGGGATTTGATGTCCAGTGGACTAGTTAATAGTACTAACAAAACGCTAGAAGCAGACGATAGGGAATCGCACCGTGCCAACAAGGAGAAAAGTAGTAGCCGGGAAAGCACCTTGAAGCGACAGAAGGGGAGTTCTTTAGGGTTGGATGGGTCACTTCAGAAAGGTGCGAAAGGTACACCTAAGACAGGCACCGGTAGTAGTCTGGACCCGGCCGGTCCTGCTGCCACGGTCGATAGCAATGACTATACGCCAAGTCCTGGGTCCAGCCATGTCTTTGCAACGTCGTCGGATGCACATGTTCACAAAAAGCACAGTAACACCACAACACACTAA